AAGCAGAGGGAACAAAATTTATACCTTCTCCTGATAAACCAGACGGCAATTCAAATTGCTGTCTTTGTGTGATTCCGGGTGCTATCTCACCTTCCACAAAAACGGTAATGCCTTCGATATCTCCTAAGGCAGTTGACACTTGTTGAGATACACTGCCATCTTCAAATTGTAGATTTTCATAGTCAGCCGTATTTAAAACAAATGACTTTTTGTTGTTTTTATTCTTAAAAGAAGCCATATTCCCCACCAAAGAGATCTCAAAACCTAAAAGCGGCTTCGCTTTTCCTGAATTGTACCAGCCATTAGATATGCTGTATAAGGCGCCTTCTGAAAGGGGGCCAAAATAGTCATTTGAAAATCGTTCTGCATCCGCAACACCTGCGGCAAAAATATCGTTAGCGTTTGATTGTGCTTTCCCAAAGGTGCAGGACCCTACGAGAACTGCTAAAAAAAAGTATTTCATAAGATTTTTAATTTGGGGTAAAACTAAAAAACTCGCACGTAGTGTGCGAGTTTTTGTTGTGAAACTATGATTTCTTATGCATCAATGTTGGCATAAACCGCATTTTTCTCAATAAATTCTCTTCGTGGTGGAACTTCATCCCCCATTAACATAGAGAAAACACGATCTGTTTCTGTGGCATTATCTATAACAATTCTTCTTAAAGTTCTGAACTCAGGATTCATGGTCGTATCCCATAGTTGTTCAGCATTCATTTCTCCTAGACCTTTATAACGCTGAATACCTACACTACCATTAAAGCTTTCTGCAATTTCATCACGCTCTTTATCATTCCAAGCATAGCGCTTCTTATTTCCCTTTTTAACTAAATATAAAGGCGGTGTTGCGATATAAACGTGCCCGGCTTCTATTAACTCACGCATGAATCTAAAGAAAAAGGTAAGAATCAAGGTTTCGATATGACTACCATCGACATCCGCATCACACATGATGACTACCTTGTGATATCTTAACTTATCTAGATTTAAGGCTTTACTATCTTCTTCAGTACCTATAGATACCCCTAAGGCTGTATAGATATTTTTAATCTCCTCGTTTTCAAAAACTTTATGTGTCATGGCCTTTTCAACGTTCAAGATCTTACCTCGCAAAGGCAAAATAGCTTGGAACATTCGGTCACGACCCTGTTTAGCCGTACCTCCCGCCGAATCTCCCTCGACAAGAAAAACTTCACAATTTACGGGGTCCTGATCGGAGCAATCTGATAATTTTCCAGGTAAACCACCTATACTCATAACCGTTTTACGCTGTACCATTTCACGCGCTTTCGTCGCTGCGTGTCGGGCAGTTGCTGCTAAAACTACTTTTTGTACAATTATTTTAGCATCCTCAGGATTTTCTTCTAAATAATCAGTCAACATTTCCGAAACTGCTTGACTCACAGCTGCAGAAACATCTCTATTTCCTAATTTAGTTTTCGTCTGTCCTTCGAATTGTGGTTCTGCCACCTTTACAGAAATAATTGCCGTTAAGCCTTCTCTAAAATCATCTCCCTGAATTTCAAACTTTAATTTATCTAACATTCCAGAGGCGTCTGCATACTTCTTCAAAGTACCCGTTAAACCCCTTCTAAAACCAGATAAATGTGTACCCCCTTCGTGGGTGTTAATATTATTTACATAAGAATGTAAATTTTCAGTGTACGAGGTATTATAAATCATAGCTACCTCTACTGGAATTCCGTTTTTCTCTCCTTCAATAGCTATAACTTTCTGAATAAGAGGCTCACGATTACTATCTAAAAACTTAATAAATTCCTTTAGGCCTTCTTCTGAAAAGAAGCGTTC
The sequence above is drawn from the Cellulophaga sp. Hel_I_12 genome and encodes:
- the gyrB gene encoding DNA topoisomerase (ATP-hydrolyzing) subunit B — encoded protein: MKDYSADSIQALEGMEHVRMRPSMYIGDVGIRGLHHLVYEVVDNSIDEAMGGHCDTITVTINENNSVTVRDNGRGIPVDIHKKEGVSALQVVMTKIGAGGKFDKDSYKVSGGLHGVGVSCVNALSNHLKATVFRNGTIYEQEYEKGKAMYPVKSVGTTDLRGTEVTFIPDDTIFTQTIEFSYETLSNRMRELSFLNKGLSITIMDKRQKDKDSPSGFVQERFFSEEGLKEFIKFLDSNREPLIQKVIAIEGEKNGIPVEVAMIYNTSYTENLHSYVNNINTHEGGTHLSGFRRGLTGTLKKYADASGMLDKLKFEIQGDDFREGLTAIISVKVAEPQFEGQTKTKLGNRDVSAAVSQAVSEMLTDYLEENPEDAKIIVQKVVLAATARHAATKAREMVQRKTVMSIGGLPGKLSDCSDQDPVNCEVFLVEGDSAGGTAKQGRDRMFQAILPLRGKILNVEKAMTHKVFENEEIKNIYTALGVSIGTEEDSKALNLDKLRYHKVVIMCDADVDGSHIETLILTFFFRFMRELIEAGHVYIATPPLYLVKKGNKKRYAWNDKERDEIAESFNGSVGIQRYKGLGEMNAEQLWDTTMNPEFRTLRRIVIDNATETDRVFSMLMGDEVPPRREFIEKNAVYANIDA